One genomic window of Cryomorphaceae bacterium includes the following:
- a CDS encoding 30S ribosomal protein S3: MGQKTNPIGNRLGYIKGWDSNWYGGRNYTDKLVEDDKIRKYLNARLHKASVSQIIIERTLKLVTVTINTARPGVIIGKGGSEVDKLKEELKKLTGKEVQINIFEIKRPELDARLVADSIARQIEGRISYRRAIKMAIASTMRMGAEGIKVGIAGRLNGAEMARQESFKEGRTPLHTFRADIDYALSEAHTKMGRIGVKVWICKGEVYGKRDLSPNIGQAKGKGGPAKPAGGPRKRR, translated from the coding sequence ATGGGACAAAAGACTAACCCAATCGGAAACAGACTCGGATACATCAAAGGATGGGATTCGAATTGGTACGGAGGCCGCAACTACACGGATAAACTTGTAGAGGATGACAAAATCCGCAAGTACCTCAATGCGCGTCTGCACAAAGCCAGCGTGTCGCAAATTATCATTGAGCGCACACTGAAGCTGGTTACCGTTACCATCAATACTGCCCGCCCCGGTGTAATCATCGGTAAAGGTGGAAGCGAGGTTGACAAATTAAAGGAAGAGTTGAAAAAACTCACCGGCAAGGAAGTGCAGATCAATATTTTTGAGATTAAGCGGCCCGAGTTGGATGCCCGTTTGGTAGCCGACAGCATTGCCCGTCAGATAGAAGGCCGTATCTCTTACCGCCGTGCCATTAAAATGGCCATTGCTTCAACCATGCGAATGGGAGCTGAAGGAATCAAAGTTGGTATTGCCGGTCGTTTGAATGGTGCTGAAATGGCGCGTCAGGAAAGTTTTAAAGAAGGACGTACTCCTTTGCACACTTTCCGCGCAGACATTGACTACGCGCTTTCTGAGGCACACACCAAAATGGGTCGTATCGGAGTAAAGGTTTGGATTTGTAAGGGTGAAGTGTACGGAAAACGCGACCTATCACCCAACATTGGCCAGGCCAAAGGAAAAGGTGGACCCGCTAAACCTGCCGGAGGACCACGCAAAAGAAGATAA
- a CDS encoding 50S ribosomal protein L22 gives MGSRKQNMANAIKEEKKQISYAKLRNCPTSPRKMRLIADVIRGEQVMPALNTLRHMPQDAARRMEKLLLSAVANWESKNEGQRVDDANLVVKEVFVDSARMLKRLRPAPQGRGHRIRKRSNHVTIVVDNTN, from the coding sequence ATGGGTTCTCGAAAACAAAATATGGCAAATGCCATCAAGGAAGAAAAGAAGCAAATCAGTTACGCCAAGCTGCGCAACTGTCCGACTTCACCGCGCAAAATGCGCCTGATAGCCGACGTGATTCGCGGAGAGCAAGTGATGCCGGCACTCAATACGCTGCGCCACATGCCTCAGGATGCTGCTCGTCGCATGGAGAAACTCCTGCTGTCGGCAGTAGCCAACTGGGAGTCAAAAAACGAAGGCCAGCGTGTAGATGATGCCAACCTTGTGGTGAAAGAAGTTTTTGTTGACAGCGCCCGCATGCTGAAGCGTCTTCGTCCGGCACCACAAGGCCGCGGACACCGCATTCGCAAGCGCTCCAATCATGTAACCATTGTGGTTGACAATACCAATTAA
- a CDS encoding 50S ribosomal protein L4 — translation MELKVLNIEGKETSKKVKLDDAVFGVEPNDHAIYLDVKQYLANQRQGTHATKGRSDVKGSTRKLRKQKGTGGARVGDIKNPLFRGGGRIFGPQPRDYSFKLNKKSKAVARKSALSYKAKDQNLLVVEDFKMESPKTKQFAGILGNLKVSTDSTLWVLAENDKNVVLSARNIPQIKVVMAKDLNTYDILKYKKMIVSERSLAEIQQTLNK, via the coding sequence ATGGAATTAAAAGTTCTGAACATAGAGGGTAAGGAAACCAGCAAGAAAGTTAAGCTGGATGATGCCGTGTTCGGTGTAGAACCCAACGATCACGCTATTTACCTGGATGTGAAACAGTATCTTGCCAACCAGCGCCAGGGTACACACGCAACCAAAGGTCGTAGCGACGTGAAAGGAAGCACCCGTAAACTGCGCAAGCAGAAAGGAACCGGAGGCGCCCGTGTAGGAGATATTAAGAACCCGCTCTTCCGTGGAGGAGGTCGCATTTTTGGTCCGCAACCGCGAGACTACAGCTTCAAGCTGAATAAAAAGTCTAAAGCAGTTGCCCGTAAGTCGGCGCTCTCCTACAAGGCAAAAGATCAAAACCTGTTGGTGGTTGAGGATTTCAAAATGGAATCACCCAAAACCAAGCAGTTTGCCGGTATTCTCGGAAACCTCAAGGTAAGTACTGACAGCACGCTGTGGGTACTTGCAGAAAACGACAAGAATGTAGTGCTTTCGGCCCGCAATATTCCACAAATCAAAGTGGTAATGGCCAAGGATCTGAATACGTACGACATTCTCAAGTACAAGAAAATGATAGTTAGCGAGCGTTCGCTGGCTGAGATTCAACAAACGCTTAACAAGTAA
- a CDS encoding 30S ribosomal protein S7, with translation MRRRRAKAHVVLPDPKFNDRMVTKFVNNLMLDGKKNVAYQVFYEAMDRVEEKTQESSLEVWRKAIENITPQVEVRSRRVGGATFQIPTPVRDSRKLSMAMKWLILFSRKRNEKSMGERLANEIMAAARQEGAAYKKKEDTHRMAEANKAFSHFRF, from the coding sequence ATGAGAAGAAGAAGAGCTAAAGCACATGTGGTACTGCCCGATCCAAAATTCAACGACCGGATGGTGACCAAGTTTGTAAACAATCTGATGCTGGATGGCAAAAAGAACGTTGCCTACCAGGTGTTCTATGAAGCCATGGACCGGGTTGAAGAAAAAACCCAGGAAAGCAGCCTGGAGGTATGGCGCAAAGCCATCGAGAATATTACACCCCAGGTGGAGGTTCGAAGCCGTCGTGTAGGAGGTGCTACCTTTCAGATTCCTACGCCTGTTCGCGACAGCCGTAAACTGTCTATGGCTATGAAGTGGCTTATTCTGTTCTCTCGCAAACGAAATGAGAAATCCATGGGCGAGCGTCTGGCCAACGAGATTATGGCAGCGGCCCGGCAGGAAGGTGCAGCCTACAAAAAGAAAGAAGATACGCACCGCATGGCTGAGGCAAACAAAGCCTTCTCACACTTCAGATTCTAA
- a CDS encoding 50S ribosomal protein L2 yields MAVKKFKPTTPGQRHKVNSTFEEVTTDKPLKKLLKGTNKSGGRNNTGKMTMRYIGGGHKRRYREIDFKRDKDGIPARVESVEYDPNRSARIALLVYADGEKRYIISPEGLKVGQTLESGKDVAPEPGNTLYLSDIPLGTVVHNVELSPGRGGALARSAGSYAQLNARDGKYALLKMPSGEIRMVLQTCKATVGTVSNSESFLTVSGKAGRSRWLGRRPRVRGVVMNPVDHPMGGGEGRSSGGHPRSRKGLMAKGKKTRAPKKVTSKFIIEKRKK; encoded by the coding sequence ATGGCAGTAAAGAAATTTAAACCCACTACCCCCGGACAACGCCACAAGGTGAATAGCACCTTTGAGGAGGTTACCACCGACAAGCCGCTGAAGAAGTTGCTGAAGGGTACCAACAAATCCGGTGGACGTAACAATACAGGTAAAATGACCATGCGCTACATCGGTGGTGGTCACAAGCGTCGGTATCGTGAAATTGACTTTAAGCGCGACAAAGACGGGATTCCCGCACGCGTTGAAAGCGTTGAGTACGATCCCAACCGCTCGGCGCGTATTGCTCTTTTGGTTTACGCCGACGGAGAGAAGCGTTACATCATCTCTCCCGAAGGCCTGAAGGTAGGTCAAACCCTTGAGTCGGGAAAAGATGTTGCGCCCGAGCCCGGAAATACACTTTATTTGAGTGATATTCCATTGGGTACTGTGGTGCACAACGTAGAACTTTCTCCCGGTCGCGGTGGTGCTTTGGCCCGCAGCGCCGGATCATACGCCCAGCTGAACGCCCGCGATGGAAAGTACGCACTGCTGAAGATGCCTTCGGGCGAGATTCGCATGGTACTCCAAACCTGTAAGGCAACGGTGGGTACTGTATCCAACTCGGAGAGCTTCCTCACCGTGTCGGGTAAAGCAGGCCGCAGCCGCTGGCTGGGTCGCCGCCCACGCGTACGCGGAGTAGTGATGAACCCGGTTGATCACCCCATGGGTGGTGGTGAAGGCCGCTCTTCAGGAGGACACCCGCGTTCACGCAAAGGCTTGATGGCTAAAGGTAAAAAGACCCGCGCCCCCAAGAAAGTTACCAGCAAGTTTATCATTGAGAAAAGGAAGAAATAA
- a CDS encoding DUF3078 domain-containing protein codes for MRKEFRFLSRKWMFMSTTNKLYQITNLKYIPMRKMMCTLGLLLIAGSAFTNAETEDKKDPGYLGTYSLFLENNRNNMFRLFQDSDTKDTTWVFGGVIGLNFNQAAFINWAAGGENSIAYTALGSAMAKYEKGNTQWVTSLDLAYGQTRLGAGPMRKTDDRIELNSKYGHKINDKLFWSGLMNFRTQFDQGFNLPNDSVSISEFMSPGYLTLALGIDYQPTKNLTFMISPATSKMTFVMNQRFADAGQFGVTAAEFDEFGVKIRDGENFRFELGASLTAAYAAKFANDNIAFSTRLLLFTNYLDRPQNVDVNWETLLSFRVNKFLNVNLATLLMYDHDITIREVVDADDPSQDKFGPRTQFREVLSVGLTYTIK; via the coding sequence ATGCGGAAGGAGTTTCGATTCCTTTCCCGCAAATGGATGTTCATGTCAACAACCAATAAGTTGTATCAGATAACTAACCTAAAATACATTCCGATGAGAAAAATGATGTGTACCCTGGGGCTGCTGCTAATTGCAGGGTCTGCCTTCACCAATGCCGAAACTGAGGACAAGAAAGACCCGGGCTATCTCGGTACCTATTCCCTCTTTCTGGAAAACAACCGCAACAACATGTTTCGCCTGTTTCAGGACAGTGATACCAAAGATACCACGTGGGTATTTGGTGGTGTGATTGGCCTTAACTTCAACCAGGCAGCCTTTATTAACTGGGCAGCGGGAGGGGAGAATTCCATCGCTTACACCGCGCTCGGTAGCGCTATGGCCAAGTATGAAAAAGGAAACACCCAATGGGTTACCAGTCTTGATCTTGCTTATGGCCAAACCCGGCTAGGTGCGGGGCCTATGCGTAAAACTGACGATCGCATTGAGCTGAATTCGAAGTATGGACACAAAATCAATGATAAATTGTTCTGGAGCGGTTTGATGAACTTCAGAACGCAGTTCGACCAGGGTTTTAACCTGCCCAATGACTCGGTTTCAATCTCTGAGTTTATGTCACCCGGTTACCTGACGCTTGCACTGGGTATCGATTACCAGCCCACCAAGAATCTCACGTTCATGATTTCGCCGGCTACTTCTAAGATGACCTTCGTGATGAACCAGCGATTTGCCGATGCAGGTCAGTTTGGAGTTACGGCTGCCGAGTTTGATGAATTTGGCGTGAAAATCCGCGACGGCGAAAATTTCCGATTTGAACTGGGAGCATCGCTGACTGCTGCTTACGCTGCCAAATTTGCTAACGATAATATAGCTTTTTCTACCAGGCTTTTACTGTTTACCAACTACCTCGATCGCCCGCAAAATGTGGATGTAAACTGGGAAACGTTGTTGAGCTTCAGGGTGAATAAATTCCTGAACGTAAACCTGGCCACCTTGCTCATGTATGATCATGATATTACCATCCGCGAAGTGGTGGATGCAGATGATCCGAGCCAGGATAAATTTGGCCCCCGTACCCAATTTCGCGAAGTATTGAGCGTAGGATTGACCTACACCATTAAGTAA
- a CDS encoding 30S ribosomal protein S12, which produces MPTIQQLVRKGRKVIGKKSKSAALNSCPQRRGVCVRVYTTTPKKPNSAMRKVARVRLTNGNEVNAYIGGEGHNLQEHSIVLVRGGRVKDLPGVRYHIIRGALDTAGVDGRNQRRSKYGTKRPKK; this is translated from the coding sequence ATGCCTACAATACAGCAGTTAGTAAGAAAGGGCCGAAAGGTGATCGGTAAGAAGAGTAAGTCTGCCGCGCTCAATTCATGCCCGCAGCGCCGTGGAGTTTGTGTGCGCGTGTACACTACCACTCCCAAGAAGCCGAATTCAGCCATGCGAAAAGTAGCGCGTGTGCGCCTCACCAACGGAAACGAGGTGAACGCTTACATCGGTGGTGAGGGGCACAACCTGCAGGAACACAGTATCGTGCTGGTTCGTGGCGGTCGTGTAAAAGACCTTCCGGGTGTTCGATACCATATCATACGTGGTGCCCTTGATACGGCCGGAGTGGATGGCCGTAACCAACGACGATCTAAATACGGAACCAAGCGTCCGAAGAAATAA
- a CDS encoding 30S ribosomal protein S10, whose translation MSQKIRIKLKSYDHNLVDKSAEKIVKTVKTTGAVVSGPIPLPTHKRIYTVLRSPHVNKKSREQFQLCSYKRMLDIYSSSSKTVDALMRLELPSGVEVEIKV comes from the coding sequence ATGAGCCAGAAGATCAGAATAAAATTGAAGTCGTACGACCACAACCTGGTGGATAAGTCGGCTGAGAAGATCGTAAAAACGGTGAAAACCACCGGTGCCGTAGTAAGTGGCCCCATTCCACTGCCCACGCACAAGCGTATCTACACCGTGTTGCGTTCACCTCACGTTAACAAGAAATCACGCGAGCAATTCCAGCTCTGCTCCTACAAGCGAATGCTTGATATCTACAGCTCTTCATCAAAGACTGTTGATGCGCTGATGCGTTTGGAGCTTCCAAGCGGAGTTGAAGTAGAAATTAAAGTTTGA
- a CDS encoding 30S ribosomal protein S19 — MSRSLKKPPFVHYKLMRRVEEAQSSGKKGVIKTWSRASTITPDFVGLTVAVYNGRQFIPVFVTENMVGHKLGEFSPTRQFRGHSGKKNK; from the coding sequence ATGAGCAGATCCCTTAAAAAACCGCCGTTCGTGCATTACAAATTGATGCGCAGGGTAGAAGAAGCACAAAGCTCAGGCAAGAAAGGTGTAATCAAAACCTGGTCTCGAGCCAGCACCATTACCCCCGACTTTGTGGGCCTCACCGTAGCTGTTTACAACGGCCGTCAGTTTATCCCGGTGTTTGTTACCGAAAACATGGTAGGTCACAAGCTTGGTGAGTTCTCTCCCACGCGTCAGTTCCGGGGTCACTCAGGTAAAAAGAATAAGTAA
- a CDS encoding MFS transporter, which produces MVAPEKRVYTLQFWLLCLSLFLFLGSFNLLIPELPAYLRAMGGEQYLGLIISLFALTAGLARPLSGKLTDRIGRIPIIVFGIFISVISGLLYTVVTGIIGFFIIRLLHGLSAGFTPTGNTSLLTDIIPAAKRGQAMGYVGIATSLGMAVGPPVGSWISMNYSHDVLFFSSSASALLALVAVAGIKETLKKKQPFTAKMLIIHKDEVIDRDVMAPSLVMLMTIFSFGLLLTIVPDYSEFLEMENKGVFFTYFLTASLLVRATAGHASDRHGRQKVLKVGVALQLVALVMMALLPFKAAFLAAGVVFGLGSGVISPALFAWTADLAQEHQRGKAMSTLFLALEIGILLGALGSGFLYNNQSDRFPVTFLLGAFFTAFSLYYLLKRWPAFHR; this is translated from the coding sequence ATGGTGGCTCCTGAAAAACGCGTTTACACATTGCAGTTCTGGTTGTTATGCCTTAGCTTGTTTTTGTTTTTGGGGAGTTTTAACCTGCTGATACCCGAACTTCCTGCCTACCTGCGGGCCATGGGAGGTGAGCAATATCTGGGCCTCATCATCTCGCTTTTCGCGCTCACGGCAGGTCTTGCCCGCCCGCTCAGCGGTAAACTCACCGACAGAATCGGCCGAATTCCTATTATCGTTTTTGGTATTTTCATTAGCGTCATCTCAGGGTTGCTCTACACGGTGGTGACAGGAATTATCGGATTCTTTATCATCCGCTTGCTTCACGGATTGAGTGCGGGATTTACACCCACAGGGAATACCAGTTTGCTCACTGATATTATACCCGCAGCTAAAAGGGGCCAGGCCATGGGCTATGTAGGTATAGCTACCAGTTTGGGAATGGCGGTGGGTCCGCCGGTTGGTAGCTGGATATCCATGAATTATTCGCACGATGTGTTGTTCTTTTCATCGTCCGCTTCGGCCTTGCTGGCGTTGGTTGCCGTAGCCGGTATCAAAGAGACACTCAAAAAGAAGCAGCCTTTCACTGCCAAAATGCTCATCATTCACAAAGATGAGGTGATAGATCGCGATGTCATGGCCCCTTCGTTGGTGATGCTCATGACCATCTTCAGTTTTGGTTTGTTGCTCACCATTGTTCCGGATTACAGCGAATTTCTGGAAATGGAAAACAAGGGGGTGTTCTTCACGTACTTTCTTACTGCCTCGCTGTTGGTGCGAGCCACAGCAGGCCATGCCAGTGATCGCCACGGTAGACAAAAGGTGCTGAAGGTGGGTGTGGCTCTGCAACTTGTTGCGTTGGTGATGATGGCCTTGCTGCCTTTCAAGGCGGCCTTTCTCGCGGCCGGAGTGGTGTTTGGACTGGGCTCAGGGGTGATTTCTCCCGCGCTTTTTGCATGGACCGCGGATCTTGCCCAGGAACATCAGCGAGGCAAAGCTATGTCAACCTTGTTCCTTGCCCTTGAGATAGGTATCCTGCTCGGGGCCCTTGGATCGGGTTTTCTGTACAACAACCAAAGTGATCGCTTCCCGGTTACTTTTCTGCTTGGCGCCTTCTTTACTGCCTTTTCGCTGTACTACTTGCTTAAACGCTGGCCTGCTTTTCACCGCTAG
- a CDS encoding 50S ribosomal protein L23 yields MSRILIKPIITEKMTDVSERLNRYGFVVDRRANKIQIGKAVEDAYGVVVDKVWTINYAGKNKSKFTKTGMVKGRTNAYKKAIVTLSEGEIDIYGNI; encoded by the coding sequence ATGAGCAGGATATTGATCAAGCCGATTATCACCGAGAAAATGACAGACGTTAGCGAACGACTGAATCGTTACGGTTTCGTGGTGGATCGACGCGCCAACAAAATCCAGATCGGAAAGGCCGTGGAAGATGCATACGGTGTAGTGGTTGACAAAGTGTGGACCATCAACTACGCCGGCAAAAACAAATCTAAATTCACCAAAACAGGAATGGTTAAAGGGCGTACCAACGCCTACAAAAAAGCCATCGTAACCCTGTCGGAAGGCGAGATTGATATCTACGGCAACATCTAA
- a CDS encoding mechanosensitive ion channel family protein: protein MEEYVDKSTDMILEIGPRVLLAIVVLVLGLWIIKAISNALVRLMQKRNVDPSLVPFLRSLVSILLKVTLVISVVSMLGVETTSFIAILGAAGLAVGLALSGTLQNFAGGVMILIFKPFKVGDFIDAQGHAGTVKEIQIFNTIMKSPDNKTIIIPNGGLATGSMVNFSTEPTRRVDMSFGIGYGDDIDKAKSILMRLMEEDERVLKDPAPTVAVAELADSSVNFNVRPWVKSADYWGVYLDMHEKVKKTFDAEGVSIPFPQMDVHVNNQ from the coding sequence ATGGAAGAATACGTAGATAAATCAACCGACATGATACTGGAGATTGGCCCGCGCGTTCTGCTTGCCATTGTTGTTCTGGTGCTGGGTCTTTGGATTATCAAAGCAATATCCAACGCACTGGTGCGCCTAATGCAAAAACGAAATGTAGATCCGAGCCTGGTGCCGTTCCTTCGCAGCCTGGTGAGTATACTCCTGAAAGTAACCTTGGTTATTTCGGTAGTGAGCATGCTCGGGGTAGAAACCACTTCGTTTATCGCCATACTGGGAGCCGCGGGTCTTGCCGTTGGTCTGGCCCTTTCGGGTACGCTTCAGAATTTTGCCGGTGGTGTGATGATTTTGATTTTTAAGCCCTTTAAGGTGGGTGATTTCATCGATGCACAAGGCCATGCCGGTACGGTAAAGGAGATTCAGATTTTCAACACCATTATGAAATCTCCCGACAACAAGACCATTATCATTCCCAATGGCGGTCTGGCTACCGGAAGCATGGTGAACTTTTCTACCGAGCCCACACGCCGTGTAGACATGAGCTTTGGCATAGGCTACGGCGACGATATTGACAAGGCGAAATCCATCCTGATGCGATTGATGGAAGAAGACGAGCGCGTGCTGAAAGATCCAGCACCCACAGTGGCCGTTGCGGAGCTGGCAGATAGTTCTGTGAACTTTAACGTACGCCCGTGGGTAAAATCTGCCGACTACTGGGGTGTGTATCTCGACATGCACGAGAAAGTGAAGAAAACCTTTGATGCGGAAGGAGTTTCGATTCCTTTCCCGCAAATGGATGTTCATGTCAACAACCAATAA
- a CDS encoding 50S ribosomal protein L3 yields MPGLIGKKIGMTSIYSAEGKALPCTVIETGPCVVTQVKTLEKDGYESVQLGFGDRKEKNTPAALMGHFKKAKTTPKAKVVEFYDFKNEFGIGDSLAVGDVFAEGEFVSVVGTSKGKGFQGVVKRHGFAGVGQATHGQHNRLRAPGSIGAASFPARVFKGIRMAGQTGDKQVTIENLQILKVDAEKNLLIVKGAVPGAKGSYVIVRKWN; encoded by the coding sequence ATGCCCGGTTTAATTGGAAAGAAAATAGGAATGACCAGTATTTACAGTGCGGAGGGGAAAGCCCTTCCCTGTACGGTCATCGAAACAGGCCCCTGTGTGGTAACGCAGGTTAAAACCCTTGAAAAAGACGGGTACGAGTCTGTACAGCTTGGATTTGGCGACCGCAAGGAGAAAAACACTCCCGCTGCATTGATGGGCCATTTCAAAAAAGCTAAAACCACCCCCAAAGCCAAGGTGGTAGAGTTCTACGACTTCAAGAATGAATTCGGCATTGGCGATTCACTGGCGGTTGGCGACGTGTTTGCCGAAGGTGAGTTTGTGAGTGTCGTGGGTACCTCAAAAGGTAAAGGATTTCAGGGGGTTGTGAAACGACACGGCTTTGCCGGAGTAGGACAGGCCACCCACGGCCAGCACAACCGACTTCGTGCACCGGGTTCAATTGGAGCAGCCTCTTTTCCGGCTCGCGTTTTCAAGGGAATCCGCATGGCGGGTCAAACCGGCGACAAGCAGGTAACCATCGAAAACCTGCAAATTCTTAAAGTGGATGCCGAAAAGAACCTCCTGATTGTAAAGGGAGCAGTTCCCGGAGCTAAAGGATCATACGTAATCGTAAGAAAATGGAATTAA
- the fusA gene encoding elongation factor G, whose amino-acid sequence MAKRDLKFTRNIGIAAHIDAGKTTTTERILYYGGVSHKIGEVHDGAATMDWMEQEQERGITITSAATTLNWNYRGDTYHVNIIDTPGHVDFTVEVNRSLRVLDGLVFLFSAVDGVEPQSETNWRLANNYNVPRIGFVNKMDRQGADFLNVCAQVKEMLGSHALPLQLPIGSEDDFKGVVDLINFRGIIWNEHDMGMTFEEVDIPADMVDEATEFREKLLEAVAEFDESLMEKYFEDSNSITEREILTALREATIAGKVVPMMCGTAFKNKGVQTMLDMVMEILPSPLDVEAIIGTNPKTEQEVSRKPSPDEPFAGLAFKIATDPFVGRLCFTRAYSGILESGSYVLNTRTGNKERISRIFQMHANKQNQIERLHCGDIGALVGFKDIKTGDTLCDEKAPIVLESMDFPDPVIGIAIEPKTQADVDKLGVALSKLSEEDPTLTIHTDEDSGQTVLSGMGELHLDIIIDRLRREFKVEVNQGAPQVAYKETITGTVDHREVYKKQTGGRGKFADIIVTIEPASDPEKEGLEFVNEVKGGNIPKEFIPSVEKGFKEAMKNGVLAGYPVDSLRVVLKDGSFHAVDSDQLSFELCAKLAYRTAMPKARPVLLEPIMKLEVLTPEENMGDIVGDLNRRRGQVEGMGDRAGAKVLKAKVPLSEMFGYVTALRTMSSGRATSTMEFSHFAECPSNIAETVIAKSKGKVTA is encoded by the coding sequence ATGGCAAAGAGAGATCTTAAATTCACACGCAACATTGGTATCGCCGCGCATATCGACGCCGGCAAAACAACTACCACTGAGCGTATCCTTTACTACGGTGGTGTAAGCCACAAGATTGGTGAAGTGCATGATGGTGCAGCTACCATGGACTGGATGGAGCAGGAGCAGGAGCGAGGTATTACCATTACCTCGGCTGCAACTACCCTCAACTGGAACTATCGTGGCGATACATACCACGTAAACATTATTGATACCCCCGGTCACGTTGACTTTACCGTAGAGGTAAACCGCTCACTTCGGGTACTGGATGGCCTTGTGTTTCTTTTCAGCGCCGTTGACGGTGTTGAACCGCAGTCAGAAACCAACTGGCGCCTGGCCAATAACTACAACGTGCCCCGAATCGGTTTCGTGAATAAAATGGACCGTCAGGGTGCAGACTTCCTGAATGTTTGTGCACAGGTGAAGGAAATGCTTGGCAGTCACGCACTGCCCTTGCAGCTTCCTATCGGCTCAGAGGATGATTTTAAAGGTGTGGTTGATTTGATCAACTTCCGCGGAATTATCTGGAATGAGCACGACATGGGTATGACTTTCGAAGAGGTGGATATACCTGCCGACATGGTGGATGAAGCCACCGAATTCCGTGAGAAACTCCTCGAGGCTGTTGCCGAATTCGACGAGTCATTGATGGAAAAGTACTTTGAAGATTCAAACTCCATTACCGAGCGCGAAATCCTCACTGCCCTCCGCGAGGCCACCATCGCCGGAAAAGTAGTTCCCATGATGTGCGGAACAGCCTTCAAAAACAAAGGCGTGCAAACCATGCTCGATATGGTGATGGAAATTCTTCCTTCACCATTGGATGTGGAAGCCATCATCGGAACCAACCCCAAAACTGAGCAAGAAGTGAGCCGCAAGCCTTCACCCGACGAGCCCTTTGCTGGTCTTGCTTTTAAAATTGCTACTGACCCCTTTGTTGGACGTCTTTGCTTTACCCGCGCTTACTCAGGTATTCTCGAATCGGGTTCGTACGTGCTCAACACACGCACAGGAAACAAAGAGCGTATTTCACGTATCTTCCAGATGCATGCCAACAAGCAAAACCAGATTGAGCGTTTGCACTGTGGTGACATCGGAGCACTGGTTGGATTTAAAGATATTAAAACGGGAGATACCCTTTGCGACGAAAAAGCGCCTATCGTACTCGAGTCTATGGATTTCCCCGATCCGGTAATCGGAATCGCCATTGAGCCTAAAACACAGGCCGATGTGGATAAACTCGGTGTGGCTCTTTCAAAGCTCAGCGAAGAGGATCCAACCCTCACCATCCACACCGATGAGGATTCAGGTCAGACTGTACTCAGCGGTATGGGTGAGCTTCACCTCGACATTATCATCGACCGTTTGCGTCGTGAGTTTAAGGTAGAGGTAAACCAGGGAGCTCCTCAGGTTGCTTACAAAGAAACCATCACAGGAACCGTTGACCACCGCGAGGTGTACAAAAAACAAACAGGTGGTCGTGGTAAATTTGCGGACATCATCGTTACCATCGAGCCTGCTTCTGACCCCGAAAAAGAAGGTTTGGAGTTCGTGAACGAAGTAAAAGGTGGTAATATCCCCAAAGAATTTATCCCTTCTGTTGAGAAAGGATTTAAAGAAGCCATGAAAAACGGTGTGTTGGCCGGTTACCCCGTCGACAGCCTACGTGTGGTTCTTAAAGACGGCTCATTCCACGCTGTTGACTCGGATCAGTTGTCATTTGAGCTTTGTGCTAAACTGGCTTACCGGACGGCAATGCCGAAAGCGCGCCCCGTGTTGCTCGAGCCCATCATGAAACTTGAAGTGCTCACCCCCGAAGAAAACATGGGTGACATTGTTGGTGACCTGAACCGTCGTCGTGGTCAGGTTGAAGGTATGGGAGACCGTGCCGGAGCCAAAGTATTGAAAGCTAAGGTGCCCTTGTCAGAAATGTTCGGATACGTAACAGCCCTCCGAACCATGTCTTCAGGTCGTGCAACTTCTACCATGGAGTTCTCTCACTTTGCTGAATGTCCCTCGAACATCGCAGAGACCGTGATCGCAAAATCAAAAGGAAAAGTAACCGCTTAA